In one Niallia taxi genomic region, the following are encoded:
- a CDS encoding MupG family TIM beta-alpha barrel fold protein produces the protein MIGISFYLNDPLAEQRIIEASQKGIRKAFTSLHIPEERGNLVSKASKLLKAAKACGMEVYADVSMKTPRHLNIESLEQLSSLGVVGIRLDDFFESNRMIELSKCFHIAVNASTILEAELESLIANGLNAKRLIAWHNFYPRRETGLDKDFFRTQTILFKRYNIPVCAFIPGIGEKRGPVFDGLPTLESHREIHPFAAAVELYKLGITDVYIGDPDHGKGLLEKLIKYDKDKILPIRIHSAVLEEGINRIRPDLSRDVLRIMDSRSNESVAQVNTVERQRGMITMDNSLYGRYCGEVQIVLRNLPADERVNVIGAVNKEDLQLLSYIQPGQLLEWKMDETHNNR, from the coding sequence ATGATTGGGATTTCCTTTTATCTAAATGACCCACTGGCAGAGCAACGAATAATAGAAGCAAGTCAAAAGGGAATAAGAAAGGCATTTACTTCGCTGCATATACCAGAGGAAAGAGGAAATCTTGTAAGTAAAGCTTCTAAATTGCTTAAGGCAGCTAAAGCCTGTGGTATGGAAGTTTATGCTGATGTATCAATGAAAACACCCCGCCATTTAAATATTGAAAGCTTGGAACAACTGAGTTCTTTAGGTGTTGTTGGCATCAGATTAGATGATTTCTTCGAAAGTAATAGAATGATAGAACTATCAAAATGCTTTCACATTGCCGTTAATGCCAGTACCATTTTAGAAGCAGAGCTCGAAAGCTTAATAGCTAACGGACTTAACGCTAAAAGGCTTATCGCATGGCATAATTTTTATCCTCGTCGTGAAACTGGTTTAGATAAAGACTTTTTTCGGACACAAACCATTCTATTTAAAAGATATAATATTCCGGTTTGTGCCTTTATCCCGGGAATTGGAGAAAAACGGGGACCTGTTTTTGATGGTCTTCCAACATTGGAGAGTCATCGGGAAATACATCCGTTTGCAGCGGCGGTTGAGCTGTATAAGCTTGGGATAACAGATGTGTATATTGGAGATCCAGATCATGGAAAGGGATTGTTAGAAAAGCTGATTAAATATGATAAAGATAAAATCCTGCCAATTCGTATTCATTCTGCCGTTTTAGAAGAAGGCATTAACCGTATACGTCCTGATTTATCTCGTGATGTGCTGCGGATAATGGATTCTCGTTCAAACGAATCTGTCGCACAAGTCAATACAGTGGAACGACAGCGTGGAATGATTACAATGGATAATTCTTTATACGGACGTTACTGTGGAGAAGTGCAAATTGTACTGCGGAATCTTCCCGCAGATGAACGGGTAAATGTGATAGGGGCAGTTAATAAAGAGGATTTACAGCTTCTATCATACATTCAACCTGGTCAATTGCTGGAGTGGAAAATGGACGAAACTCATAACAATCGATAA
- a CDS encoding PTS transporter subunit EIIC has protein sequence MSGENHVLAQKILEQLGGPANIAAYTHCMTRLRVTPIDDNAVNKQAIKKIDGVLGLVEEETLQVILGPGKVNKVAEEFGKLLEPAGDFNIEELAAQKKSTLKTKNSTPFKMFLRKIASIFIPLIPALVASGLITGVTKAVVQGGWLSAESQLAMILTVIGSGLFTYLGILVGINAAKEFGGSPALGGVAGILIINPSVAGITLFGEELMPGRGGLIGVLFAAIFIAIVEKRLRRIVPQSLDIIITPTIALLITGIVTYLVFMPIGGLISDGITKGLLSILDMGGVVAGFVLGATFLPLVVTGLHQGLTPVHLELINSIGDDPLLPILAMGGAGQVGAAFAIYMKTKKARLKRAIGGALPSGLLGIGEPLIFGVTLPLGRPFLTACLGAGIGGAFQAYFKVATIAVGVSGLPLSFLVHAQQILYYLAGLIIAYTAGFIFTFLFGYKDEMASEFE, from the coding sequence ATGTCAGGGGAAAATCATGTTTTGGCACAAAAAATTTTAGAACAGCTTGGCGGTCCGGCTAATATTGCTGCATACACACATTGTATGACACGCCTTCGTGTGACACCAATTGATGATAATGCTGTTAATAAACAAGCAATTAAAAAAATCGACGGTGTATTAGGGCTTGTTGAGGAGGAGACATTACAGGTCATATTAGGGCCGGGGAAAGTGAATAAAGTCGCAGAAGAGTTTGGCAAGCTGCTAGAACCTGCAGGAGACTTTAATATAGAGGAGCTTGCAGCGCAAAAAAAATCAACATTAAAAACAAAAAATTCTACTCCGTTTAAAATGTTTTTGCGCAAAATCGCTAGTATTTTTATCCCGCTTATCCCGGCATTGGTGGCATCTGGATTAATTACAGGGGTTACAAAGGCAGTTGTGCAGGGTGGGTGGCTGTCAGCAGAGTCTCAGCTTGCAATGATATTAACGGTTATTGGGAGCGGTTTGTTTACTTATCTTGGAATATTAGTCGGAATAAATGCTGCAAAGGAATTCGGAGGTTCACCTGCACTAGGTGGGGTGGCAGGGATATTAATTATTAACCCTTCTGTTGCAGGAATAACCCTCTTCGGTGAGGAGTTAATGCCTGGCAGGGGCGGGTTAATTGGTGTATTGTTTGCTGCAATCTTTATCGCAATTGTTGAAAAACGGTTGCGCCGTATTGTTCCACAGTCCCTTGATATTATCATAACACCAACAATAGCTTTATTAATTACAGGAATTGTTACATATCTCGTGTTTATGCCGATTGGCGGTCTAATCTCAGACGGAATAACAAAAGGTTTACTGTCTATTTTAGATATGGGCGGGGTCGTAGCAGGATTTGTATTAGGTGCGACTTTTCTGCCATTAGTTGTAACAGGCTTGCATCAGGGATTAACACCAGTTCACCTTGAGCTTATTAATTCGATTGGTGATGATCCTCTGTTGCCAATTTTAGCAATGGGCGGTGCAGGTCAGGTGGGTGCCGCATTTGCGATCTACATGAAAACGAAAAAAGCACGTTTAAAACGGGCAATCGGTGGTGCGCTTCCTTCCGGCTTGCTTGGCATTGGAGAGCCGTTGATTTTTGGGGTTACCCTTCCTCTTGGAAGACCGTTTTTAACAGCTTGTCTTGGTGCAGGTATTGGTGGAGCATTCCAGGCTTATTTTAAAGTTGCGACAATCGCAGTAGGGGTTTCCGGCTTGCCGCTTTCCTTTCTTGTTCATGCCCAGCAAATTCTGTATTACTTGGCAGGTTTAATCATCGCTTACACAGCAGGATTTATTTTCACATTTTTATTTGGCTATAAGGATGAAATGGCGAGTGAGTTTGAATGA
- the murQ gene encoding N-acetylmuramic acid 6-phosphate etherase yields MDQKLKLLTTESRNDRTMHIDTAETMEVLRLMNEEDQKVAIAVQQVLPEVETAVKYACESLKKGGRIIYIGAGTSGRLGVLDAVECPPTFSTDPDLVQGIMAGGEKAFIKAVEGAEDNQELGARDLQDICLTANDTVIGIAASGRTPYVIGALCYARSVGAKTIALSCNKQSLISEYADKCIEVEVGPEVLTGSTRLKAATAQKMILNMISTATMIQNGKAYENLMVDVHVSNFKLKERAIHIICKTTGASYESAKEMLAKAQNEVKTAIVMLKTNQDYTQAKVLLNKAEGNVRKATAIVES; encoded by the coding sequence ATGGATCAGAAGCTCAAATTACTAACAACAGAATCTCGCAATGATCGAACAATGCATATAGATACAGCAGAAACAATGGAAGTTCTGAGGCTGATGAATGAAGAGGATCAAAAGGTAGCGATTGCCGTTCAGCAAGTGCTCCCAGAGGTCGAAACAGCTGTCAAATATGCTTGCGAGTCTTTAAAAAAAGGAGGCCGCATCATCTATATTGGTGCAGGTACGAGCGGAAGGCTGGGGGTTTTGGACGCAGTTGAATGCCCACCGACATTTAGTACAGATCCTGATTTAGTTCAAGGTATTATGGCTGGTGGGGAAAAGGCGTTTATTAAGGCTGTTGAAGGAGCAGAAGATAATCAGGAGCTAGGTGCCAGAGATTTACAAGACATCTGCTTAACAGCAAATGATACTGTTATTGGAATCGCAGCAAGTGGCAGGACACCGTATGTAATAGGTGCGCTTTGTTATGCACGCAGTGTCGGCGCAAAAACAATTGCCTTATCCTGCAATAAACAATCATTGATTAGTGAGTATGCAGACAAATGTATTGAGGTAGAGGTGGGGCCGGAAGTGCTTACAGGTTCGACAAGACTAAAGGCTGCTACCGCGCAAAAGATGATACTAAATATGATTTCAACAGCTACGATGATTCAAAATGGGAAAGCATATGAAAACCTTATGGTAGATGTACATGTAAGCAATTTTAAGTTGAAAGAAAGAGCAATCCACATCATCTGTAAAACTACAGGCGCATCCTATGAATCAGCAAAAGAGATGTTGGCAAAAGCACAGAATGAAGTGAAAACAGCTATTGTTATGCTAAAAACCAATCAGGACTACACGCAGGCTAAAGTGCTTTTAAACAAAGCAGAAGGTAATGTAAGAAAAGCAACTGCTATAGTGGAGAGCTAA